In Saccharomyces cerevisiae S288C chromosome XV, complete sequence, the following proteins share a genomic window:
- the VHS3 gene encoding phosphopantothenoylcysteine decarboxylase complex subunit VHS3 (Negative regulatory subunit of protein phosphatase 1 Ppz1p; involved in coenzyme A biosynthesis; subunit of the phosphopantothenoylcysteine decarboxylase (PPCDC; Cab3p, Sis2p, Vhs3p) complex and the CoA-Synthesizing Protein Complex (CoA-SPC: Cab2p, Cab3p, Cab4p, Cab5p, Sis2p and Vhs3p)) gives MTNKSSLKNNRKGVASNTLSGAEQANIGSSAMPDTNSTGPFSSVSSLDTPVVRKSTSPTGSQTKSIMNASGTSGAVVSNTPEPGLKRIPTVTFSDPKLGSLRSDVEQTPPNQVARQSSEKKATSVHIAAEGANQGRNLKDINTKVPKDGEASASSFSTPTSILSNADMGNNISSLLAKKLSFTGGTDSILNSDNSSDSPRKEHPHFYVEDPLHTPSVRSRSNSTSPRPSVVVNTFNPINIEREGSISKTGEPTLLESVLEEAMSPNAVSNPLKRENIMTNMDPRLPQDDGKLHVLFGATGSLSVFKLKHMIRKLEEIYGRDKICIQVILTNSATKFFAMKYMRKNKKQHNSIDTSFNSTNSNAGNITGNKKKVASLEKFSIQKTSSNSAASQTNNKQEEEKQMASTTGFPSTLGGSRTYSNSSNVVSQHPQIELPAHIQFWTDQDEWDVWRQRTDPVLHIELRRWADILVVAPLTANTLAKIALGLCDNLLTSVIRAWNPTFPIFLAPSMGSGTFNSIMTKKHFRIIQEEMPWVTVFKPSEKVMGINGDIGLSGMMDANEIVGKIVVKLGGYPDVSAGKEEEEDEDNDEEDDNKKNDTGGKDEDNDDDDDDDDDDDDDDDDDDDDDDDDDDDDDDDDDDDDDDDDDDDDDEDDEDEDEDDEGKKKEDKGGLQRS, from the coding sequence ATGACAAACAAATCTAGCCTGAAGAACAATAGGAAAGGGGTTGCTTCGAATACTCTCTCTGGAGCTGAGCAGGCCAATATAGGTTCATCGGCAATGCCTGACACAAATTCTACGGGACCATTTTCTTCCGTTTCTAGTCTGGACACTCCTGTAGTAAGGAAATCAACTAGTCCCACTGGTTCACAAACTAAGTCAATCATGAATGCTAGCGGAACTTCTGGGGCAGTTGTAAGTAATACACCAGAGCCAGGGTTAAAAAGGATACCAACTGTTACATTCAGCGATCCAAAGTTGGGTAGTCTCAGGTCGGATGTGGAGCAAACTCCACCTAACCAGGTGGCCAGACAGTCCagcgaaaagaaagcaacGTCTGTACACATCGCAGCGGAGGGTGCAAATCAAGGAAGAAACTTGAAAGACATAAATACAAAAGTACCAAAAGATGGCGAGGcttctgcttcttctttttcgaCTCCAACCTCTATTCTCTCCAATGCTGATATGGGGAATAACATATCCAGCCTGCTGGCTAAAAAGCTAAGTTTCACCGGTGGAACAGATTCTATTTTAAACTCTGACAATAGTTCCGATAGCCCCAGAAAGGAGCACCCACATTTCTACGTGGAAGATCCTTTACACACCCCATCAGTTAGATCAAGGTCTAACAGTACTAGTCCTCGCCCCTCTGTGGTAGTGAATACATTTAACCCCATCAACATTGAACGAGAGGGCTCCATATCAAAGACTGGAGAGCCCACATTGTTGGAGTCTGTCTTGGAAGAAGCAATGTCTCCCAATGCAGTCTCAAATCCCTTGAAGAGAGAAAATATTATGACCAATATGGATCCAAGGCTTCCCCAAGATGACGGCAAGCTACACGTTCTTTTTGGGGCAACAGGTTCTTTGTCTGTTTTCAAACTCAAGCACATGATCAGAAAATTAGAAGAAATTTACGGAAGGGACAAAATATGCATACAAGTTATACTAACTAACTCAGcaaccaaattttttgcaatGAAGTATATGaggaaaaataagaaacaaCACAATAGTATCGATACTTCTTTCAACAGCACCAATTCTAATGCTGGCAATATAACTGgtaacaagaaaaaagtagcctctcttgaaaaatttagcATTCAGAAGACGTCTTCAAACTCAGCGGCTTCTCAGACAAATAATAAAcaggaggaagaaaaacaaatgGCCTCTACTACTGGATTTCCTTCGACACTTGGTGGTAGTCGTACGTACAGCAACTCTTCAAACGTTGTATCGCAACATCCTCAAATTGAACTGCCAGCACATATACAATTTTGGACAGACCAAGACGAGTGGGATGTATGGCGACAACGAACTGATCCTGTATTACACATAGAACTACGTCGTTGGGCAGATATACTAGTTGTCGCACCATTAACCGCAAACACGTTGGCCAAGATTGCCCTTGGTTTATGTGACAACCTTTTGACAAGTGTAATAAGGGCATGGAATCCAACGTTTCCCATATTCCTAGCGCCTTCAATGGGTAGCGGTACGTTCAATTCCATAATGACTAAAAAACATTTTCGAATTATTCAAGAAGAGATGCCTTGGGTAACTGTATTTAAACCCTCAGAAAAAGTCATGGGCATAAACGGTGACATCGGGTTAAGTGGGATGATGGATGCAAATGAGATTGTTGGCAAGATAGTCGTCAAACTAGGTGGTTATCCCGATGTTTCTGCGggaaaggaagaagaagaggatgaagatAACGATGAGGAGGATGATAATAAGAAGAACGATACTGGTGGTaaagatgaagataatgacgacgacgacgatgacgatgatgatgatgacgatgatgacgacgacgacgacgacgacgacgacgacgacgacgacgatgatgatgatgacgacgatgatgacgacgatgatgacgacgacgacgacgacgatgaagatgacgaagacgaagatgaagacgatgaaggaaaaaagaaagaagataaagGAGGGCTACAGCGATCTTAA
- the TMC1 gene encoding Tmc1p (AN1-type zinc finger protein, effector of proteotoxic stress response; stress-inducible transcriptional target of Rpn4p; induced by nitrogen limitation, weak acid, misfolded proteins; short-lived protein, degraded by proteasome; may protect cells from trivalent metalloid induced proteotoxicity; contains PACE promoter element; ortholog of human AIRAP, which stimulates proteasome activity in response to arsenic; protein abundance increases under DNA replication stress), with product MSDINEIEIPSRKDEIRQVTPKDPMHEIEDKSTYHAKIKKSDSGTVLGAIPLNSRSSSNSSVTSTGQSSRRVTKKTTKKKKKNACYFDTCSSAASKFIGDCNFCKGHFCSKHRLMENHACNGLTSCKEQLHQRNADKLEAEQTKAPKIQI from the coding sequence ATGTCTGATATAAACGAAATCGAAATTCCATCCAGAAAGGATGAAATTAGACAAGTTACTCCCAAGGATCCCATGCATGAGATCGAGGATAAAAGCACATACCACGCTaagataaagaaatcaGATTCCGGGACCGTCCTGGGTGCTATACCGTTGAATTCAAGGTCTTCTAGTAACTCTAGCGTGACATCGACGGGTCAGAGCAGTAGGCGGGTGACTAAGAAAACgaccaagaagaaaaagaagaatgcTTGTTATTTCGATACCTGTTCAAGTGCGGCTTCGAAATTCATCGGTGACTGTAATTTTTGCAAAGGTCACTTTTGCTCGAAACACAGATTAATGGAAAACCATGCTTGTAATGGCTTAACGAGCTGCAAAGAACAGCTACATCAAAGAAACGCTGATAAGCTAGAAGCTGAACAAACTAAGGCTCCAAAGATACAAATTTAA
- the ETT1 gene encoding Ett1p (Nuclear protein that inhibits replication of Brome mosaic virus; S. cerevisiae is a model system for studying replication of positive-strand RNA viruses in their natural hosts; deletion increases stop codon readthrough) yields the protein MAKRPLGLGKQSREKKRKVESVEKKSDEPSRESTPVRSQMSVELDDDADLDDELAQLKGLWSKYFHSDRDDEYVLNGIVHECDRLLRLSEEDKEIKKTLNDIFHGIYALALSELTIFKAGDEEATEEKRKKDVSSFFESAIERVELGLSHFPESQFLKLVLAKIIFQRIPLEYISNLHLKSKDKKLDLVGQLEHGKKHFSIYENDTEFTFEILQMVNDLLDIVENFGREQSIQEGIDSDNEEEEELIDIELEPEHPVYPLQQSLEANYEWLRNHFDKLLDNTNTDVKIYASIANTLGELYLKKAEEPSKVFLSLQYDDGGSEKVSDKEAKNAQETALKHTKKALEYLEKAKLEDDPDTWVQVAEAYIDLGNLLDNESAEQEEAYKTAEEILGKANKASHGKFQDVLDNFLQG from the coding sequence ATGGCTAAAAGACCCTTAGGTTTAGGTAAACAAAgtagagaaaagaaaagaaaggtGGAAAGTGTCGAAAAGAAGAGCGATGAACCTTCCAGAGAATCCACACCTGTGAGAAGTCAAATGAGTGTTGAGCTTGACGATGATGCTGATTTAGATGACGAATTAGCTCAGCTGAAAGGACTGTGGTCTAAATATTTTCACTCTGACAGAGACGACGAATATGTTTTAAATGGAATCGTTCACGAATGTGACAGATTATTGCGTctttctgaagaagataaagagATTAAGAAGACGCTGAACGATATTTTCCATGGTATATATGCTCTGGCTTTATCTGAATTGACTATTTTCAAGGCAGGCGATGAGGAAGCCactgaagaaaagagaaaaaaagatgtatcctcattttttgaaagtgCTATCGAAAGAGTCGAATTAGGTCTTTCGCATTTCCCTGAATCCCAATTTCTAAAACTAGTTTTAGCAAAGATAATTTTCCAAAGGATTCCGTTGGAATATATTTCCAATCTCCATTTGAAATCGAAGGATAAAAAACTTGATCTTGTAGGACAGCTTGAACATGGTAAGaagcatttttcaatttatgAAAACGATACTGAATTTACTTTTGAAATCCTACAAATGGTGAATGACTTATTGGACATCGTCGAGAATTTTGGTCGCGAACAATCTATTCAAGAGGGCATAGATAGCgataatgaagaggaagaggaacTCATTGATATTGAGTTGGAACCAGAACACCCTGTATATCCCCTACAACAATCGCTAGAAGCGAATTACGAGTGGCTAAGAAAccattttgataaattgcTTGACAACACAAATACAGATGTGAAAATCTATGCATCAATAGCTAACACCCTAGGGGAACTATACCTAAAAAAAGCTGAAGAACCAAGTAAAGTTTTCTTAAGCCTACAGTACGATGATGGCGGTTCTGAAAAGGTTAGCGACAAGGAAGCCAAGAACGCCCAAGAAACCGCTTTGAAGCACACAAAAAAGGCTTTAGAATACTTGGAAAAGGCTAAACTGGAGGATGATCCGGACACCTGGGTTCAAGTCGCCGAAGCATATATTGACCTAGGTAACCTGCTTGACAATGAAAGTGctgaacaagaagaagctTACAAAACCGCCGAAGAAATCTTAGGCAAAGCAAACAAGGCTTCTCATGGTAAATTTCAAGATGTCCTGGACAATTTCTTACAAGGCTGA
- the SGT1 gene encoding co-chaperone SGT1 (Cochaperone protein; regulates activity of adenylyl cyclase Cyr1p; involved in kinetochore complex assembly; associates with the SCF (Skp1p/Cdc53p/F box protein) ubiquitin ligase complex; acts as a linker between Skp1p and HSP90 complexes; protein abundance increases in response to DNA replication stress) yields the protein MPVEKDLKTAYKALYDEKEPLKALHLYDEILKGSPTNLTALIFKAACLEKLYFGFSDWHSDATMENAKELLDKALMTAEGRGDRSKIGLVNFRYFVHFFNIKDYELAQSYFKKAKNLGYVDDTLPLWEDRLETKLNKKNKKQKDSTNKHTIKPVESIENRGDNNSSHSPISPLKIETAPQESPKFKIDWYQSSTSVTISLFTVNLPESKEQVNIYISPNDRRTLSISYQVPKSGSEFQYNAKLSHEVDPKAVSLKIFPKKLEITLSKIDSTQWKKLEEDILTESSRLSDEGKNSDSATRLLSAETASKERLSYPSSSKKKIDWSKLDIDEEADEEAGSADSFFQKLYAGADPDTKRAMMKSFIESNGTALSTDWEDVSKGTVKTSPPEGMEPKHW from the coding sequence atgcctgttgaaaaagattTAAAAACTGCCTACAAAGCTTTGTATGATGAGAAGGAACCACTGAAGGCCCTCCATCTTTATGATGAAATTCTCAAAGGCTCACCCACAAATTTAACGGCTCTCATTTTTAAGGCAGCATGTCTTGAAAAGCTATACTTTGGGTTTTCTGATTGGCACAGCGATGCAACTATGGAAAACGCAAAGGAACTTCTTGACAAGGCTCTAATGACAGCTGAGGGTAGGGGCGATAGATCGAAGATTGGTCTTGTTAACTTTCGttattttgttcatttcttcaatatcaaagattATGAACTGGCCCAATCttattttaaaaaagcCAAGAATCTTGGTTACGTTGATGACACTTTGCCTTTATGGGAAGATCGTCTGGAGacaaaattgaataaaaaaaataaaaagcagAAGGATTCAACTAATAAGCATACAATTAAACCAGTGGaaagtattgaaaacaGAGGAGATAATAATTCTTCTCATAGTCCCATTTCACCTCTCAAAATTGAAACCGCTCCTCAAGAATCCCCTAAATTTAAAATCGATTGGTATCAATCCAGCACCTCTGTCACTATATCATTATTTACTGTTAATCTTCCTGAGTCTAAGGAACAAGtcaatatatatatttctcCAAACGATAGAAGAACTTTATCGATATCGTACCAAGTACCGAAATCTGGATCTGAATTTCAATACAACGCTAAGCTTTCGCATGAGGTGGATCCAAAAGCAGTGtcattaaaaattttcccaAAAAAGCTGGAAATTACCTTGAGCAAAATTGATAGCACGcaatggaagaagttggaagaagatattttaaCGGAATCCTCAAGGTTATCAGATGAGGGTAAAAATTCTGATTCTGCAACCCGCTTATTATCAGCAGAAACGGCATCAAAAGAGAGATTGTCTTATCCATCGTCctctaaaaaaaaaatagattgGTCTAAACTTGacattgatgaagaagctGATGAAGAAGCGGGATCGGCTGATagtttctttcaaaagctttaCGCTGGAGCGGATCCAGATACCAAAAGGGCTATGATGAAATCCTTTATAGAAAGTAATGGTACTGCATTGAGTACAGACTGGGAAGACGTATCTAAGGGAACGGTTAAAACTTCACCACCAGAAGGCATGGAACCTAAACATTGGTAA
- the NOB1 gene encoding rRNA-binding endoribonuclease (Protein involved in proteasomal and 40S ribosomal subunit biogenesis; required for cleavage of the 20S pre-rRNA to generate the mature 18S rRNA; cleavage is activated by Fun12p, a GTPase and translation initiation factor; relocalizes from nucleus to nucleolus upon DNA replication stress): MTENQTAHVRALILDATPLITQSYTHYQNYAQSFYTTPTVFQEIKDAQARKNLEIWQSLGTLKLVHPSENSIAKVSTFAKLTGDYSVLSANDLHILALTYELEIKLNNGDWRLRKKPGDALDASKADVGTDGKQKLTEDNKKEEDSESVPKKKNKRRGGKKQKAKREAREAREAENANLELESKAEEHVEEAGSKEQICNDENIKESSDLNEVFEDADDDGDWITPENLTEAIIKDSGEDTTGSLGVEASEEDRHVALNRPENQVALATGDFAVQNVALQMNLNLMNFMSGLKIKRIRNYMLRCHACFKIFPLPKDGKPKHFCASCGGQGTLLRCAVSVDSRTGNVTPHLKSNFQWNNRGNRYSVASPLSKNSQKRYGKKGHVHSKPQENVILREDQKEYEKVIKQEEWTRRHNEKILNNWIGGGSADNYISPFAITGLKQHNVRIGKGRYVNSSKRRS; encoded by the coding sequence ATGACCGAAAACCAAACCGCACATGTAAGGGCGTTGATATTGGATGCCACCCCATTAATTACGCAGTCCTACACACATTACCAGAATTATGCACAGTCTTTTTATACTACTCCCACagtttttcaagaaattaagGATGCTCAAGCAAGGAAAAACCTTGAAATTTGGCAGAGCCTCGGAACTTTGAAATTAGTACATCCAAGTGAAAACTCGATAGCCAAAGTAAGTACGTTCGCCAAATTGACCGGTGACTACTCCGTACTGAGTGCCAATGATTTGCATATTCTTGCTTTGACATACGAGTTAGAAATTAAACTAAATAATGGCGATTGGAGACTGAGGAAAAAACCAGGTGATGCATTAGATGCGTCCAAGGCTGACGTTGGTACGGACGGCAAACAGAAGCTCAcagaagataataaaaaggaGGAGGACTCTGAAAGtgttccaaaaaaaaagaacaagagaaGAGGTggaaaaaagcaaaaggCAAAAAGAGAAGCAAGAGAAGCAAGAGAAGCTGAAAATGCAAACCTTGAGCTAGAGAGTAAAGCTGAGGAACATGTTGAGGAGGCTGGATCCAAAGAGCAGATATgtaatgatgaaaatataaagGAATCTTCCGATTTAAATGAAGTATTCGAGGATGctgatgatgatggtgattGGATTACCCCCGAGAACTTAACAGAAGCAATTATTAAGGATAGTGGTGAAGATACCACTGGTTCATTGGGTGTAGAAGCGTCCGAAGAGGATCGCCATGTCGCATTGAATCGACCAGAGAATCAGGTGGCATTGGCGACTGGCGATTTTGCCGTCCAAAATGTAGCGTTGCAGATGAATCTAAATCTAATGAATTTCATGTCAGGTCTGAAAATCAAGCGAATCCGTAATTATATGCTAAGATGCCACGCctgtttcaaaatatttccTCTACCAAAAGACGGCAAGCCAAAGCACTTCTGTGCCTCATGCGGTGGACAGGGTACCTTATTAAGATGCGCAGTTTCCGTTGACTCACGCACGGGGAACGTTACACCGCACTTGAAGTCGAACTTCCAATGGAACAATAGAGGAAACAGATATTCTGTAGCCAGCCCCTTATCTAAGAACTCCCAAAAAAGGTACGGCAAAAAGGGACACGTACATTCTAAACCACAGGAAAATGTGATTCTCAGAGAAGATCAAAAGGAGTACGAAAAGGTGATAAAGCAAGAAGAATGGACAAGAAGACACAACGAGAAGATTCTAAACAATTGGATTGGTGGCGGTTCTGCGGATAACTATATTTCTCCATTTGCAATTACTGGGTTGAAGCAGCATAACGTCCGCATTGGTAAGGGAAGGTACGTCAACAGTTCCAAAAGGAGAAGTTAG
- the ASE1 gene encoding Ase1p (Mitotic spindle midzone-localized microtubule bundling protein; microtubule-associated protein (MAP) family member; required for anaphase spindle elongation and stabilization; selectively increases the lifetime of antiparallel microtubule overlaps; undergoes cell cycle-regulated degradation by anaphase promoting complex; relative distribution to microtubules decreases upon DNA replication stress) — METATSSPLPIKSRRNSENSGSTTVIPHMNPSLATPLTVSTMVNQSNSKEFMKLTPVRIRDFGSPLKNVSTNYHFLDSENGKGNTMDNMYRENFILISKDLEKLLENLNVIYQNIGYSNTEIITKEKIIFTTISNSIKQFFEQADEELKRLSAENGIEQDILNNILERINDPSGIKTIPDLYIRNAILLQESKTVPQSPKKPLSLLSKKAALDTAKKFVLGSFLPRLRDYLKSLITLKHLIQSVKENLPGLTEADNEAIAEFPELSTLTAYLLQIENGKGDIGLSMKFIIDNRKDILKGSAFKTINEESVKHMNEVIKIYEEEYERRFKSVLTKKVSISSICEQLGTPLATLIGEDFEQDLRSYGEEENSTSEIPNFHPVDRERMSKIDITLEKLQAIHKERADKKRLLMEQCQKLWTRLKISQEYIKTFMRNNSSLSTESLGRISKEVMRLEAMKKKLIKKLISDSWDKIQELWRTLQYSEESRSKFIIVFEELRNSATTLQEDELLLETCENELKRLEEKLTLYKPILKLISDFESLQEDQEFLERSSKDSSRLLSRNSHKILLTEEKMRKRITRHFPRVINDLRIKLEEADGLFDQPFLFKGKPLSEAIDIQQQEIEAKYPRCRVRMQRSKKGKCGANKENKVIKNTFKATESSIRVPIGLNLNDANITYKTPSKKTIQGLTKNDLSQENSLARHMQGTTKLSSPNRRATRLLAPTVISRNSKGNIERPTLNRNRSSDLSSSPRINHTHGEHAVKPRQLFPIPLNKVDTKGSHIPQLTKEKALELLKRSTGTTGKENVRSPERKSSLEDYAQKLSSPYKEPEHSIYKLSMSPEGKFQLNIQQKDIESGFDDTSMMEDENDKDFITWKNEQVSKLNGFSFTDI, encoded by the coding sequence ATGGAGACAGCAACTTCTTCCCCTTTGCCCATTAAATCGAGGAGAAACAGCGAAAATTCTGGGTCTACTACAGTTATACCGCATATGAACCCTTCTTTAGCAACACCGTTGACTGTGTCGACCATGGTAAATCAATCAAATTCTAAAGAGTTTATGAAGTTGACCCCAGTTCGTATTAGAGATTTTGGTTCTCCTTTGAAAAACGTGTCCACTaattaccattttttaGACTCAGAAAATGGTAAAGGTAACACAATGGATAATATGTATagagaaaatttcattcttATTTCAAAGGATCTAGAGAAATTACTGGAGAATCTCAATGTCatatatcaaaatattggGTATTCTAATACGGAAATTATCACCAAGGAGAAAATCATATTCACCACTATATCTAATTCCataaaacaattttttgagCAAGCTGacgaagaattgaaaagacTGTCCGCAGAGAACGGAATTGAACAGGATATTCTAAATAACATTCTAGAGAGAATAAATGACCCAAGTGGCATAAAGACTATTCCTGACTTATACATTAGAAATGCTATTCTACTGCAAGAAAGTAAAACTGTGCCACAGTCACCGAAAAAGCCACTTTCCTTACTAAGCAAAAAAGCAGCATTAGAtacagcaaaaaaatttgtccTAGGAAGTTTTTTACCCAGGCTCCGCGACTATTTAAAATCCTTAATCACTCTAAAACACCTCATACAATctgtaaaagaaaaccttCCTGGATTGACAGAAGCAGATAACGAGGCTATCGCCGAGTTTCCAGAATTAAGCACATTAACCGCATATTTGTTACAAAtagaaaatggtaaagGCGATATTGGTTTGTCCATGAAATTTATTATAGATAATagaaaagatattttaaagGGATCGGCATTTAAAACTATTAACGAAGAATCTGTGAAACACATGAATGAAGTCATAAAAATTTACGAGGAAGAATACGAGAGGAGGTTTAAAAGCGTACTCACAAAAAAGGTTAGTATTTCATCAATATGTGAACAACTTGGAACTCCCCTAGCAACGTTAATCGGTGAAGATTTTGAACAAGATCTAAGATCATATGGAGAAGAGGAAAACTCCACATCAGAAATACCAAATTTCCACCCGGTAGACAGAGAAAGAATGTCTAAAATTGATATTACATTGGAAAAACTGCAAGCTATCCATAAGGAAAGAGCAGACAAAAAGAGGCTCCTGATGGAACAATGCCAAAAACTTTGGACAAGGCTAAAAATTTCTCAAGAATACATAAAGACTTTTATGCGTAACAATTCAAGTTTATCAACCGAGTCCTTAGGTAGAATCTCTAAAGAAGTTATGCGACTTGaagcaatgaaaaaaaaactaataaaaaaacttaTATCAGATTCCTGGGACAAAATTCAGGAATTGTGGCGTACGTTACAGTATTCAGAAGAAAGTCGGTCTAAATTCATCATTGTATTTGAAGAACTAAGGAACAGTGCAACAACTTTACAGGAAGATGAGCTTCTTCTAGAAACTTGCGAAAATGAGCTAAAAAGActagaagaaaaactgaCCCTTTATAAGccaattttaaaattaatatcagattttgaatctttacaagaagatcaagaatttttggaaagaagttCAAAAGACTCTTCACGGCTTTTGTCTAGAAATTCTCATAAGATATTACtaactgaagaaaaaatgaggAAAAGGATAACAAGACACTTTCCTCGAGTCATCAATGATTTAAGAATTAAATTAGAAGAGGCCGATGGTCTATTTGATCAAccttttttgttcaaaGGTAAGCCACTTTCAGAAGCAATTGACATTCAGCAACAGGAAATCGAAGCAAAATATCCAAGATGTAGAGTTAGAATGCAGAGATCTAAAAAGGGAAAATGTGGTGCGAACAAAGAGAATAAAGTCATAAAAAACACTTTCAAGGCCACAGAAAGTTCCATCAGGGTACCGATTGGTTTGAATTTAAATGATGCCAACATTACTTATAAAACGccttcaaagaaaacaatacaAGGCTTAACAAAGAATGATCTATCCCAAGAGAACTCGCTTGCTCGTCATATGCAAGGAACAACGAAGTTATCTAGTCCGAACAGAAGAGCAACAAGATTACTAGCACCCACAGTAATATCTAGGAATTCCAAAGGGAATATAGAGAGACCTACCTTAAACAGAAACAGATCATCCGATCTTTCATCATCGCCTAGGATAAATCATACGCATGGCGAACATGCAGTAAAACCACGCCAATTGTTTCCTATCCCGCTGAACAAAGTCGACACTAAGGGTAGTCATATCCCTCAATTAACTAAAGAAAAGGCTTTAGAACTTCTTAAAAGGTCGACTGGCACCACGGGTAAGGAGAATGTACGAAGCCCGGAACGCAAAAGCTCATTAGAAGATTACGCACAAAAATTGAGCAGTCCTTATAAAGAACCTGAGCACAGCATATATAAACTTTCCATGTCGCCAGAAGGTAAATTTCAATTAAACATTCAACaaaaagatattgaaaGCGGATTTGATGATACCAGTATGatggaagatgaaaatgataagGATTTTATTACATGGAAAAATGAGCAAGTTTCGAAATTGAATGGATTCTCCTTTACAgatatttga